The Acetivibrio saccincola genome window below encodes:
- a CDS encoding CPBP family intramembrane glutamic endopeptidase, translating into MSKKFEMVGNILLYLLVFIISQFFASYIAMFVFFILNAKEIGFADIIYIQTQVEKFISQYTPAIYIVSFILSTIGYFTIFRLKKKNIYKEGGFLKIPFYKIFVLVFTGVAANIVVDFLLNYIRHNVDLEHTFIKYNTLIESILSSNNVILLLLSTGILYPFLEEVIFRGFIFNELRKNVSITKAIGIQAFLFGFLHLDPVQGTYAFLLGLFLAYIYLWTGSIWAPVALHVGVNSYAVMASKFPQFSLNGTLYLVLSVFVLIIGTAIIYKTRPEQN; encoded by the coding sequence ATGAGTAAAAAGTTTGAAATGGTTGGCAATATATTATTATATTTACTGGTATTTATAATAAGTCAGTTTTTTGCTTCGTATATTGCAATGTTTGTGTTTTTTATTTTAAATGCAAAGGAAATAGGCTTTGCAGACATTATTTATATTCAAACACAAGTGGAAAAATTTATTTCCCAGTATACACCTGCTATTTATATTGTTTCTTTCATTCTTTCTACTATAGGGTATTTTACAATATTTAGACTAAAAAAGAAAAACATATATAAAGAAGGTGGTTTTTTAAAAATACCTTTTTATAAGATTTTTGTTTTGGTTTTTACCGGAGTGGCTGCAAATATAGTTGTGGATTTTTTATTAAATTATATTAGGCATAATGTTGATTTAGAACATACTTTTATAAAATACAACACCCTAATTGAAAGTATACTTTCTTCTAATAATGTAATTTTATTGTTATTAAGTACAGGAATACTGTATCCTTTTTTAGAGGAGGTTATTTTTAGAGGGTTTATTTTCAATGAACTAAGAAAGAATGTCAGTATAACGAAAGCCATAGGCATACAAGCCTTTTTGTTTGGATTTTTACATCTTGACCCTGTTCAAGGAACTTATGCTTTTTTATTAGGCTTGTTTTTGGCATATATATACCTTTGGACAGGTTCAATTTGGGCACCTGTTGCCCTGCATGTCGGGGTGAATTCTTATGCAGTAATGGCTTCTAAATTCCCTCAATTTTCACTAAACGGTACGCTGTATCTGGTATTATCCGTATTTGTACTTATAATTGGCACAGCAATTATTTATAAAACCAGACCGGAGCAAAATTAA
- a CDS encoding PHP domain-containing protein: MDKFIDLHTHSTVSDGTMTPSELVRHAKKSGLSAIALTDHDTIDGVDEAMKEGKSAGIEVIAGVEISADFAPHSEMHLLGYFFDGNHKNITSLLERLKASRDERNPKIIKKLNELGIDITLEEVKAEAKDKLVGRPHIASVLVKKGYVKNISEAFEKYISVGRPAYVKREKLLPKEAIEEIKKCGGIPVLAHPIYLGVRTIEELNALLKELKGYGLEGIEVFYSDNMPHETILFLKLAVEYDLVPTGGSDFHGYLKPHISIGTGRGDLYVPYKVLEEMKKLAEKKGRVKSYE; the protein is encoded by the coding sequence ATGGATAAATTTATTGATTTACATACCCACTCTACTGTTTCTGACGGAACTATGACGCCTTCAGAGCTTGTCAGGCATGCGAAAAAGTCAGGTCTTTCGGCAATTGCCTTAACAGATCATGATACAATAGATGGTGTTGATGAGGCTATGAAGGAAGGTAAGAGTGCAGGGATTGAAGTTATAGCAGGTGTGGAAATAAGTGCTGATTTTGCTCCTCACAGTGAAATGCATTTGCTGGGGTATTTTTTTGATGGAAATCATAAAAACATAACTTCCCTGTTAGAGAGGCTTAAAGCCAGCAGGGACGAGAGAAACCCCAAAATTATTAAAAAACTCAATGAATTAGGTATTGATATAACTTTAGAAGAGGTAAAAGCGGAAGCTAAGGACAAGCTTGTGGGAAGACCTCATATAGCAAGTGTTTTAGTTAAGAAAGGATATGTCAAAAATATAAGTGAGGCATTTGAAAAGTATATTTCTGTTGGGAGACCTGCATATGTGAAAAGGGAAAAGCTACTGCCAAAAGAAGCTATAGAAGAAATTAAAAAATGTGGCGGGATACCTGTTTTAGCCCATCCTATTTATTTAGGTGTCCGTACAATTGAGGAGCTTAATGCATTGCTGAAAGAGTTAAAAGGATACGGCTTAGAAGGTATTGAAGTGTTTTATTCCGATAACATGCCCCATGAAACAATACTTTTTTTGAAATTAGCTGTAGAATATGATTTAGTACCAACTGGTGGGAGTGATTTTCATGGGTATTTAAAACCTCATATAAGTATAGGGACGGGCAGAGGTGATTTATATGTCCCGTATAAAGTGCTGGAAGAAATGAAAAAGTTGGCAGAAAAAAAAGGAAGGGTTAAGTCATATGAGTAA